Proteins encoded within one genomic window of Saccharopolyspora pogona:
- a CDS encoding FAD-binding protein, producing the protein MSALSRRNLLTWAAALGGSVAVASRTEALAAPPAPQQPVGPAARTAITVGPADVRFAGLTRGQNQRFASSPESVCLPATTEQVVAAVGAAVRRGKRIAVRSGGHCYEDFVDHPDVRVLIDMTQMTAIAHDTKMKAIMVEAGAELGDVYDTLYKRWGVCLPGGSCYTVGVGGHVTGSGYGPLSRRHGYISDHVHAVEVVVVDASGKARAVVATRAANDPNRELWWAHTGGGGGGFGVVTRFWFRAPDATGTDPAKLLPTPPREAWIHRREWAWDQMTPERFARLLRNYGTWLERNSGPDSPYTGLFSRLELTTRAYGPFHLVVQIDAGLPNAERLLNNFLNAVGEGVGVTPAVTDHRKLPWLHATGWPGMWMSNPTDRYKYKSSYHRKGFTDAQIAALYEQLTNTDYAQLPFVVSIASFGGKVNTLPADATANPHRDSVMKLLWGTAWQAAADDDRHVGWHQRFYQAVYRDTGGVPVPNDVTDGCFINYCDIDISDPAWNSSRVPWHDLYFKGNYPRLQQVKKAYDPGDVFRHSQSVRLP; encoded by the coding sequence ATGAGCGCGTTATCGCGCCGCAACCTGCTCACCTGGGCGGCTGCTCTCGGCGGTTCCGTCGCCGTCGCCTCCCGCACCGAAGCACTCGCGGCACCGCCAGCCCCGCAGCAGCCCGTCGGCCCGGCCGCCCGCACGGCCATCACCGTCGGCCCCGCGGACGTCCGCTTCGCGGGCCTCACCCGGGGCCAGAACCAGCGTTTCGCGAGTAGCCCCGAAAGCGTGTGCCTGCCCGCCACAACGGAGCAGGTGGTGGCCGCCGTCGGCGCCGCGGTGCGCCGCGGCAAGCGCATCGCCGTGCGCAGCGGCGGACACTGCTACGAGGACTTCGTCGACCACCCCGACGTGCGGGTCCTCATCGACATGACCCAGATGACCGCGATCGCCCACGACACCAAGATGAAAGCGATCATGGTCGAGGCCGGCGCGGAACTCGGCGATGTCTACGACACCCTCTACAAGCGCTGGGGCGTCTGCCTGCCCGGCGGATCCTGCTACACCGTGGGCGTCGGCGGGCACGTCACCGGCAGCGGCTACGGGCCGCTGAGCCGCCGGCACGGCTACATCAGCGACCACGTGCACGCGGTGGAGGTCGTGGTGGTCGACGCCAGCGGGAAAGCGCGCGCGGTCGTCGCGACCCGGGCGGCCAACGACCCCAACCGGGAGCTGTGGTGGGCGCACACCGGCGGAGGCGGTGGCGGTTTCGGCGTCGTGACCCGCTTCTGGTTTCGCGCCCCGGACGCCACCGGCACCGACCCGGCGAAGCTGTTGCCGACCCCGCCGCGTGAGGCCTGGATCCACCGCCGCGAGTGGGCCTGGGACCAGATGACCCCGGAGCGGTTCGCCCGGCTGCTGCGCAACTACGGCACCTGGCTGGAACGCAACAGCGGCCCGGACAGCCCCTACACCGGGCTGTTCTCCCGGCTGGAGCTGACCACCCGCGCTTACGGCCCATTCCACCTGGTCGTGCAGATCGACGCGGGCCTGCCCAACGCCGAGCGCCTGCTGAACAACTTCCTCAACGCGGTCGGCGAGGGCGTCGGGGTGACGCCCGCCGTCACCGACCACCGGAAGCTCCCGTGGCTGCACGCGACCGGCTGGCCCGGGATGTGGATGAGCAACCCGACCGACCGCTACAAGTACAAGTCCAGCTACCACCGCAAGGGCTTCACCGACGCGCAGATCGCCGCGCTGTACGAGCAGCTGACCAACACCGACTACGCGCAGCTGCCGTTCGTGGTGTCGATCGCGTCCTTCGGCGGAAAGGTGAACACCCTCCCCGCCGACGCGACCGCCAATCCGCACCGCGACTCGGTGATGAAACTGCTGTGGGGCACGGCGTGGCAGGCGGCGGCCGACGACGACCGCCACGTGGGCTGGCACCAGCGGTTCTACCAGGCGGTCTACCGGGACACCGGAGGCGTCCCAGTGCCCAACGACGTCACCGACGGCTGCTTCATCAACTACTGCGACATCGACATCAGCGACCCGGCGTGGAACTCCTCGAGAGTGCCGTGGCACGACCTGTACTTCAAGGGAAACTACCCGCGCCTGCAGCAGGTGAAGAAGGCCTACGACCCGGGCGACGTCTTCAGGCACAGCCAGTCGGTCCGCCTGCCCTGA
- a CDS encoding class-II fumarase/aspartase family protein, with product MIGSPTGSDAGLLSPVWAGTPVHAATSDDAWLGAMLEVEVALARVQARLGVIPAAAVPVIESVARPERFDLGELAVRAREAANPVVPLVSTLTSLVAAENLAAADHVHRGCTSQDVLDTATMLIARRALAELESCLDRCAVALASLAEQHRETPTAGRTLTQHAVPTTFGLKAAGWMAGVGEARRRVHRLRTEGLPVSIGGAGGTAAAYAAYAREATGTDLVAELVEGMAAELGLAVQVLPWHTQRVPLADLGWVLSIVAGTLGKFAVDVQVLCRTEVGEAVEPGPAGRGASSAMPQKRNPVLSTLVVAAARQVAPAAGVLAQCMLAEDERPAGAWHAEWQPLRDGLRAAGGGAHTAAELAEGLTVFPDRMLENLHRTGGAIVAERVNVALAPALGKARAKQVLARIAAEAAAGHGTFDELLAAAPELREPNVDELSEAAVRELLTPQNYLGAASLFVQRALDEYGPPA from the coding sequence ATGATCGGAAGTCCGACCGGCTCGGATGCGGGCCTGCTCTCTCCGGTGTGGGCGGGTACCCCGGTGCACGCCGCGACCTCCGACGACGCGTGGCTCGGCGCGATGCTGGAGGTGGAGGTCGCGCTGGCCAGGGTGCAGGCTCGGCTCGGGGTGATTCCCGCAGCCGCGGTTCCGGTGATCGAGTCGGTGGCACGCCCCGAGCGGTTCGACCTCGGCGAGCTGGCCGTGCGGGCGCGGGAGGCCGCCAACCCGGTGGTGCCGCTCGTGTCGACGCTGACCTCCCTGGTTGCCGCGGAAAACCTGGCTGCCGCCGACCACGTGCACCGGGGCTGCACCAGCCAGGACGTGCTGGACACCGCGACCATGCTGATCGCCCGCCGGGCCCTCGCCGAACTGGAGTCCTGTTTGGACCGTTGCGCGGTTGCGTTGGCGTCGCTGGCGGAGCAGCACCGGGAGACGCCGACTGCGGGCCGGACGCTGACGCAGCACGCCGTGCCCACCACGTTCGGTCTCAAGGCGGCGGGCTGGATGGCCGGAGTCGGCGAGGCCCGCCGCCGCGTGCACCGGCTGCGCACCGAAGGGCTGCCGGTGTCGATCGGTGGCGCCGGTGGCACCGCAGCCGCGTATGCGGCCTACGCGCGGGAGGCCACCGGGACTGATCTCGTGGCCGAGCTGGTCGAGGGCATGGCGGCCGAACTCGGCCTGGCCGTGCAGGTCCTGCCCTGGCACACGCAGCGCGTGCCGCTGGCGGACCTCGGCTGGGTGCTCAGCATCGTCGCCGGAACCTTGGGCAAGTTCGCCGTGGACGTGCAGGTGTTGTGCCGTACCGAGGTCGGCGAGGCCGTCGAGCCCGGCCCGGCCGGGCGCGGGGCTTCCTCGGCGATGCCGCAGAAACGCAATCCCGTGCTGTCGACCCTGGTCGTGGCCGCGGCCCGGCAGGTCGCCCCGGCAGCCGGGGTGCTGGCCCAGTGCATGCTCGCCGAGGACGAACGCCCGGCCGGGGCCTGGCACGCCGAGTGGCAACCGCTGCGGGACGGCCTGCGCGCAGCGGGCGGCGGAGCGCACACGGCGGCGGAGCTGGCGGAGGGGCTCACGGTCTTCCCGGACAGAATGCTGGAAAACCTGCACCGGACCGGAGGCGCGATTGTCGCCGAGCGGGTCAACGTCGCGCTCGCCCCCGCCCTGGGCAAGGCCCGCGCGAAGCAGGTCCTGGCCCGCATCGCGGCCGAAGCCGCCGCCGGGCACGGCACCTTCGACGAGTTGCTGGCCGCCGCACCCGAACTCCGCGAGCCCAATGTGGACGAACTCAGCGAGGCAGCAGTGCGAGAACTGCTCACCCCGCAGAACTACCTCGGCGCGGCATCGCTGTTCGTGCAGCGGGCCCTCGACGAATACGGGCCGCCCGCTTGA
- a CDS encoding FAD/NAD(P)-binding protein, whose product MRICVIGAGPRGLAVLERICANCRELLGPAVPVEVDLVDPFAGAGGRVWWTEQSPLLLMNTVASQVTAFTDDSVDCEGPIRPGPSLHEWASADPDAEPLEPDEYPTRAVFGRYLAWFLDHVIATAPPNVTVRWHRDTAVTIRDEAQRQRVRLADGAELVADAVVLAQGHVDAESTGAEQELAGFARRHRLRYVPPSNPSEVDLSSIRPGEPIGLRGLGLNFFDYLALLTAGRGGRFVPVSGKLQYLPSGREPVLFAGSRRGVPYHARGQNQKGVSGRHEPLFLTPEVIAGLQQKAAEGTPPSFRVDVWPLVSEEVRAVYYTTWTGQHRSASTARAFRHAYLRAIGDEVAERAVLRRFSVPREEWWDWDRVTRPCGERVFADRDEFHGWLLEHLERDLAEAERGNVAGPLKAALDVLRDLRNEIRLVIDHGGITGSSYRDEVQLGYTGENAFLSIGPPARRIAELIALIEAGVVHVLGPGMQVSTTDGSFSVCARGVAAPPVRVTTLIEARLPEPDLRRSADPLLRWLQRTGQCAAYRIADPNGAYRTGGLAVTRRPYHLIDAAGRPHPRRFAFGVPTEAVHWVTAAGARPGVNSVSLSDADSIARACLAVPRSAPAPRLYADYHNPLAWLPTSAAR is encoded by the coding sequence ATGCGGATCTGCGTGATCGGTGCGGGGCCGCGTGGCCTTGCGGTGCTGGAGCGGATCTGCGCCAACTGCCGCGAACTTCTCGGGCCGGCGGTGCCCGTCGAGGTCGATCTGGTCGACCCGTTCGCCGGGGCGGGCGGCCGGGTGTGGTGGACCGAGCAGAGCCCGCTGCTGCTGATGAACACGGTTGCTTCGCAGGTCACCGCCTTCACCGATGACAGCGTCGACTGCGAGGGGCCGATCCGCCCCGGGCCGAGCCTGCACGAGTGGGCGAGCGCCGATCCGGACGCGGAGCCGCTCGAGCCGGACGAGTACCCGACCCGCGCAGTCTTCGGTCGTTACCTCGCTTGGTTCCTCGACCACGTGATCGCGACCGCGCCACCCAACGTCACGGTGCGGTGGCACCGCGACACCGCTGTCACGATTCGCGATGAGGCGCAGCGCCAGCGCGTTCGGCTCGCGGACGGCGCTGAGCTGGTGGCGGACGCCGTGGTGCTCGCGCAGGGGCACGTCGATGCCGAATCGACCGGTGCGGAGCAGGAGCTGGCGGGGTTCGCCCGGCGGCACCGGTTGCGCTACGTGCCACCGAGCAATCCGTCCGAAGTGGACCTTTCGTCGATCCGCCCGGGCGAGCCGATCGGGCTGCGTGGGTTGGGCTTGAACTTCTTCGACTACCTGGCGCTGCTGACCGCCGGCCGGGGCGGCCGGTTCGTGCCGGTGTCCGGGAAGCTGCAGTATCTCCCGTCCGGGCGCGAGCCGGTGCTCTTCGCCGGTTCCCGCCGGGGTGTTCCATACCACGCGCGCGGGCAGAACCAGAAGGGGGTGTCGGGGCGGCACGAACCGCTGTTCCTGACACCGGAGGTGATCGCCGGACTCCAGCAGAAGGCCGCCGAAGGCACTCCGCCCTCGTTCCGTGTCGACGTGTGGCCGCTGGTCTCCGAAGAGGTCCGGGCGGTGTACTACACGACCTGGACCGGGCAGCACCGCAGCGCCAGCACTGCCCGCGCGTTCCGCCACGCCTACCTGCGCGCCATCGGGGATGAGGTCGCCGAACGTGCGGTGCTGCGCCGCTTCTCCGTGCCGCGCGAAGAATGGTGGGACTGGGACCGGGTGACGCGCCCCTGCGGCGAGCGGGTGTTCGCCGACCGCGACGAGTTCCACGGTTGGCTGTTGGAGCACCTCGAACGCGACCTCGCCGAGGCCGAGCGGGGCAACGTCGCCGGGCCGCTGAAGGCGGCGCTGGACGTGCTCCGGGACCTGCGCAACGAGATCCGGCTGGTCATCGACCACGGCGGGATCACCGGCAGCTCCTACCGGGACGAGGTGCAGCTCGGGTACACCGGTGAGAACGCGTTCCTGTCGATCGGCCCGCCGGCCCGCCGGATCGCCGAGCTGATCGCGCTGATCGAGGCGGGCGTGGTGCACGTGCTCGGCCCCGGCATGCAGGTGTCGACGACCGACGGTTCGTTCTCGGTCTGCGCGCGCGGGGTGGCGGCGCCCCCGGTCCGGGTGACGACGCTGATCGAGGCGCGTCTGCCCGAACCGGACCTGCGCCGCTCGGCCGATCCGCTGCTGCGCTGGCTGCAACGGACCGGGCAGTGCGCGGCGTACCGGATCGCCGATCCTAACGGCGCCTACCGGACCGGTGGGCTCGCGGTCACGCGCCGCCCGTACCACCTGATCGACGCGGCCGGCCGTCCGCATCCGCGGCGTTTCGCCTTCGGGGTGCCGACCGAGGCAGTGCACTGGGTCACCGCGGCCGGGGCGCGGCCCGGCGTCAACTCGGTGAGCCTCTCCGACGCGGACAGCATCGCGCGCGCGTGCCTCGCGGTGCCCCGCAGTGCACCTGCCCCGAGGTTGTACGCCGACTACCACAACCCGCTCGCCTGGTTGCCGACCAGCGCGGCGCGCTAG
- a CDS encoding aspartate kinase, translated as MKPLVQKYGGTSLGTAEHVRRVAERIDVSRQTGQPTVAVVSARGDTTDRLLADARQLHPHPAPRETDQLLATGEVASAALVATALHRRGTRAVSLTGAQAGIRTTGPHGAALIKSIDTRAVRAHLERGAVVVVAGFQGIDAAGELFTLGRGGSDTTAVALAAELDARCEIYTDVDAVYTADPRLVPRARPLPEVAAPLMTEMAFAGARVLHARAVELAAVRGVPLLVASAMDDRPGTTITGGSPNGMLEKEGFVTAITHDADIARFTIRLDPGDPDRPHRALRAVAEQSIPVDLLTWADDRPALSFSITGNAVHQVRRHVELAVPDADRDVSVQRELGKISLLGTGMLTRPEYAVRVLSTLAALGVPANSLHTNQLRVSVLIPAEHTAAAVAALHDEFELDRPRPDPVPTS; from the coding sequence ATGAAACCATTGGTGCAGAAGTACGGCGGCACCTCGCTGGGCACCGCCGAACACGTTCGCCGGGTCGCCGAGCGGATCGACGTCTCCCGGCAGACCGGCCAGCCCACGGTCGCGGTGGTATCGGCCCGCGGGGACACCACCGACCGACTGCTGGCCGACGCCAGGCAACTACACCCGCACCCCGCGCCGCGGGAAACCGACCAACTGCTGGCCACCGGCGAGGTGGCCTCGGCCGCCCTGGTGGCCACCGCGCTGCATCGGCGCGGCACCCGGGCCGTCTCGCTCACCGGTGCGCAGGCCGGCATCCGCACCACCGGTCCGCACGGTGCGGCCCTGATCAAGAGCATCGACACCCGGGCGGTGCGGGCGCACCTCGAACGCGGCGCGGTCGTGGTCGTCGCCGGGTTCCAGGGCATCGACGCGGCGGGGGAGCTGTTCACCCTCGGTCGCGGCGGGTCGGACACGACGGCGGTGGCGCTCGCCGCCGAACTCGACGCCCGGTGCGAGATCTACACCGACGTCGACGCCGTCTACACCGCCGACCCCAGGCTGGTGCCGCGGGCGCGGCCGCTGCCCGAGGTCGCGGCGCCGCTGATGACCGAGATGGCTTTCGCCGGGGCGCGCGTGCTGCATGCCCGCGCAGTGGAACTCGCCGCCGTTAGGGGCGTTCCGCTGCTGGTGGCGAGCGCCATGGACGACCGGCCCGGCACAACGATCACCGGAGGGAGCCCCAACGGCATGCTGGAGAAGGAAGGATTCGTCACCGCGATCACGCACGACGCCGACATCGCCCGGTTCACCATCCGGCTGGACCCCGGCGACCCCGACCGGCCGCACCGGGCGCTGCGCGCCGTCGCGGAGCAGTCCATCCCGGTCGACCTGCTGACCTGGGCCGATGACCGACCGGCGCTGAGCTTCAGCATCACCGGCAACGCCGTCCACCAGGTGCGGCGGCACGTGGAACTCGCCGTGCCCGACGCCGACCGCGACGTCTCGGTGCAGCGTGAACTGGGCAAGATCTCGTTGCTGGGCACGGGAATGCTCACCCGGCCCGAATACGCGGTGCGGGTGCTGAGCACCCTGGCCGCGCTGGGCGTGCCCGCGAACTCCTTGCACACCAACCAGTTGCGCGTGTCAGTGCTGATCCCGGCCGAGCACACCGCCGCGGCCGTGGCCGCATTGCACGACGAATTCGAACTGGACCGTCCCCGCCCCGATCCCGTCCCCACCTCGTGA
- a CDS encoding 2-amino-3,7-dideoxy-D-threo-hept-6-ulosonate synthase, giving the protein MSTTRSFGAQLRLRRMSRNGDDRLLVVPMDHSVTDGPLPTPGGPGGLAPTLAASGVDAIVLHKGALRYVDPAAFTNMSLIVHLSASTAHAPDPDAKYLVASAETALRLGADAVSVHVNLGSAQECQQVADMAAVAEEADRWNLPLMAMIYPRGPQITDPRDVRLISHAATLAADLGADLVKTVYPGTVEAMAEVVESCAAPIVAAGGPRVDDEAQVLAHVDDVLRAGAAGVAVGRNIFQAPNPGERARRVAALVHPALEFTDDLVPELAS; this is encoded by the coding sequence GTGTCCACCACCCGATCGTTCGGCGCGCAGCTGAGGCTCCGGCGGATGTCCCGCAACGGCGACGACCGCCTACTCGTGGTGCCGATGGACCACTCCGTCACCGACGGCCCATTACCGACCCCCGGCGGCCCGGGCGGCTTGGCGCCGACGTTGGCGGCCAGCGGAGTCGACGCCATCGTGCTGCACAAGGGCGCGCTGCGCTACGTCGACCCGGCGGCCTTCACGAACATGTCGCTGATCGTGCACCTCAGCGCGAGCACGGCACACGCGCCGGACCCCGATGCCAAGTACCTCGTCGCCAGCGCGGAAACCGCGCTGCGGCTTGGCGCCGACGCGGTGAGCGTGCACGTCAACCTGGGCTCGGCGCAGGAGTGCCAGCAGGTCGCCGACATGGCCGCCGTCGCCGAGGAAGCCGACCGCTGGAACCTGCCGCTGATGGCGATGATCTACCCGCGCGGCCCGCAGATCACCGACCCCCGCGACGTGCGGCTCATCTCGCATGCCGCCACCCTCGCGGCCGACCTGGGCGCGGACCTCGTCAAGACCGTCTACCCCGGCACGGTCGAGGCCATGGCCGAGGTGGTGGAGTCCTGCGCCGCGCCGATCGTCGCCGCGGGTGGCCCGCGCGTCGACGACGAGGCGCAGGTGCTGGCCCACGTCGACGACGTGCTGCGCGCGGGCGCGGCCGGCGTGGCCGTGGGGCGCAACATCTTCCAGGCTCCGAACCCGGGGGAGCGGGCCCGCCGGGTCGCGGCCCTGGTCCACCCCGCCCTGGAATTCACCGACGACCTGGTGCCGGAACTGGCCTCCTGA
- a CDS encoding 3-dehydroquinate synthase II produces MRLTWLDIRGVDAEIKPAIVEEAVHQRVSAVVADEPGELVDLPPTVRKVLLPRGPLPEDLGPADVVIVDPQRHGDPAVLAARHPGVEFGPFVEIVDAPTLEVACEAARTQRWSVLWFRDPTKIPLEIVIAAAASATGSIITVVEDVEEAEIVFGVLEHGSDGVLLQPEKVGDATALVAASAGGSPDLELTELEVVRTEHVGMGERACVDTCTYFGEDEGILVGSHSKGMILCVSETHPLPYMPTRPFRVNAGAIHSYTVSHQGRTNYLSELKSGSKVLAVDTKGRTRVVTVGRVKIESRPLISIEAISASGQQVNLILQDDWHVRVLGPGGVVLNSTELKPGDRLLGYLPAEDRHVGYPIKEFCLEK; encoded by the coding sequence ATGAGACTGACGTGGTTGGACATCCGCGGCGTCGACGCCGAGATCAAGCCCGCCATCGTCGAGGAGGCAGTGCACCAGCGGGTCAGCGCCGTCGTGGCCGACGAGCCCGGCGAACTGGTCGACCTGCCGCCGACGGTGCGCAAGGTGCTGCTGCCGCGCGGCCCGCTGCCCGAGGACCTGGGGCCGGCCGACGTGGTGATCGTCGACCCGCAGCGGCACGGCGACCCGGCTGTGCTGGCGGCCCGCCACCCGGGCGTCGAGTTCGGGCCGTTCGTGGAGATCGTCGACGCGCCCACCCTGGAGGTCGCCTGCGAGGCGGCGCGCACCCAGCGGTGGAGCGTGCTGTGGTTCCGCGACCCGACCAAGATCCCGCTGGAGATCGTGATCGCCGCGGCGGCCTCAGCCACCGGCAGCATCATCACGGTCGTCGAGGACGTGGAGGAGGCCGAGATCGTCTTCGGCGTCCTGGAGCACGGCTCGGACGGCGTGCTGCTGCAGCCGGAGAAGGTCGGCGACGCCACCGCGCTTGTCGCGGCCTCCGCGGGCGGCTCGCCCGACCTGGAGCTGACCGAGCTGGAGGTGGTGCGCACCGAGCACGTCGGCATGGGCGAGCGGGCGTGCGTGGACACCTGCACCTACTTCGGCGAGGACGAGGGCATCCTGGTCGGCTCCCACTCCAAGGGCATGATCCTCTGCGTCAGCGAAACCCACCCACTGCCGTACATGCCGACCCGCCCGTTCCGGGTCAACGCCGGGGCGATCCACTCCTACACCGTGTCCCACCAGGGCCGCACCAACTACCTGAGCGAGCTGAAGTCGGGCAGCAAGGTGCTCGCGGTGGACACCAAGGGCCGCACCCGCGTGGTCACGGTCGGCCGGGTCAAGATCGAGAGCCGCCCGCTGATCTCGATCGAGGCGATCAGCGCTTCGGGTCAGCAGGTGAACCTGATCCTGCAGGACGACTGGCACGTCCGGGTGCTGGGACCGGGCGGCGTGGTGCTCAACAGCACAGAGCTCAAGCCCGGCGACCGCCTGCTCGGCTACCTGCCGGCAGAGGACCGCCACGTCGGTTATCCGATCAAGGAGTTCTGCCTGGAGAAATGA
- a CDS encoding MarR family winged helix-turn-helix transcriptional regulator — MALDRQVCFALYSASRAFTGLYRPLLEELGLTYPQYLVMLVLWERESVTVKELGAALRLDSGTLSPLLKRLEARGLIVRQRSVMDERSVAVALTVDGSELRVQARCIPDQMVSATGMQVGELVQLRSTLERLTAALDSAAQQQAESKQEDRR, encoded by the coding sequence TTGGCCTTGGACCGGCAGGTGTGCTTCGCGCTGTACAGCGCTTCGCGAGCGTTCACCGGCTTGTACCGGCCGCTCCTGGAGGAACTCGGGCTGACCTATCCGCAGTACCTCGTGATGCTGGTGCTCTGGGAACGCGAGTCGGTGACGGTGAAGGAGCTCGGCGCCGCCCTGCGGCTCGACTCCGGCACGTTGTCGCCGTTGCTGAAGCGACTGGAGGCGCGCGGTCTGATCGTGCGCCAACGCAGCGTCATGGACGAGCGGTCCGTGGCCGTCGCGTTGACGGTCGACGGCTCGGAGCTGCGCGTGCAGGCTCGGTGCATCCCGGACCAGATGGTGTCCGCGACCGGGATGCAGGTCGGCGAACTCGTCCAGCTGAGGTCCACATTGGAACGCCTGACGGCCGCGCTGGATTCGGCGGCGCAGCAACAGGCGGAAAGCAAACAGGAGGATCGACGATGA
- a CDS encoding organic hydroperoxide resistance protein: protein MTVLYTAEATATGAGRDGRTRSSDGVLDLDLAVPKELGGPGGAATNPEQLFAAGYAACFHSALQLVARRAKVGITDSSVTAQVGIGRNGDGGFGLSVGLVVDLPGVPREQAQELVNAADEVCPYSNAIRGNVEIELRVA, encoded by the coding sequence ATGACAGTGCTCTACACGGCAGAGGCGACGGCGACGGGTGCGGGTCGGGACGGGCGGACTCGGTCCTCGGACGGTGTCCTGGACCTCGACCTCGCGGTGCCGAAGGAGCTCGGCGGCCCCGGCGGTGCGGCGACCAACCCCGAGCAGCTCTTCGCCGCCGGGTACGCGGCGTGCTTCCACAGCGCGCTCCAGCTGGTGGCGCGCCGCGCCAAGGTCGGCATCACCGATTCGTCGGTCACCGCCCAGGTCGGCATCGGCCGCAATGGCGACGGCGGCTTCGGCCTCAGCGTCGGCCTGGTCGTCGACCTGCCGGGCGTGCCGCGCGAGCAGGCGCAGGAACTCGTCAACGCGGCGGACGAGGTCTGCCCGTACTCGAACGCGATCCGCGGCAACGTCGAGATCGAGTTGCGGGTCGCCTGA
- a CDS encoding DUF202 domain-containing protein — protein sequence MERPSGPWDPGLQIERTTLAWLRTALTFVVGLLVLLRLIAHESTLAAAVCGALTLPFGAAISWLAWRRHLRIERGLRAETPLPGGALPAAAAALSVLAGCSGLIYVLFT from the coding sequence GTGGAGCGCCCCAGCGGGCCCTGGGATCCGGGGCTGCAGATCGAACGGACCACGCTCGCGTGGTTGCGCACCGCGCTCACCTTCGTCGTCGGCCTGCTGGTGCTGCTGCGGCTCATCGCGCACGAGAGCACCCTCGCGGCGGCGGTTTGCGGCGCGCTCACCCTGCCGTTCGGGGCCGCCATCAGCTGGCTCGCCTGGCGGCGGCACCTCCGGATCGAACGCGGGCTGCGCGCCGAGACCCCGCTGCCCGGCGGGGCGCTACCCGCGGCGGCGGCCGCCTTGTCGGTGCTCGCCGGCTGCTCCGGCCTGATCTACGTGCTGTTCACCTGA
- a CDS encoding YidH family protein, with product MATDPEDRDSRWPRRLYRDGSDPDPRFTLANERTFLAWIRTALALMAGGVGIEALNAATGQASPLRTALAVLLLLGGVLCSATAFARWMATERALRRGRPLPAPRLAPVIGYGLGAIGIAACVLLFVSGF from the coding sequence ATGGCGACCGACCCTGAAGACCGCGATTCGCGCTGGCCACGGCGGCTGTACCGGGACGGCTCCGACCCAGACCCGAGGTTCACCCTCGCCAACGAACGCACCTTCCTGGCCTGGATCCGCACCGCGCTGGCCCTGATGGCCGGGGGTGTGGGCATCGAGGCCCTGAACGCGGCCACCGGCCAGGCGAGTCCACTGCGGACGGCGCTGGCGGTCCTGCTGCTGCTGGGCGGGGTGCTTTGCAGCGCGACGGCTTTCGCCCGGTGGATGGCCACCGAGCGGGCTTTGCGGCGCGGTCGGCCGCTGCCCGCGCCGCGGTTGGCGCCGGTCATCGGTTACGGGCTCGGCGCGATCGGCATCGCCGCCTGCGTCCTGCTGTTCGTGTCCGGGTTCTGA
- a CDS encoding SSI family serine proteinase inhibitor yields MAAKRLIARTCLAAAALVGTALAPALANAEPASSAHGSMMNLSIRGEAREDIRTAFLTCEPTGGSHPYANDACQALKDANGDFTKLTTEHSACPLNYKPVTLSATGRWQGMPVTFEKTFPNDCVAGAATGKVFSF; encoded by the coding sequence ATGGCTGCAAAACGGCTCATCGCCCGGACCTGCCTCGCCGCCGCGGCTCTGGTCGGCACCGCGTTGGCACCGGCGCTCGCGAACGCGGAACCCGCGTCGTCGGCGCACGGCAGCATGATGAACCTGTCGATCCGCGGCGAGGCGCGCGAGGACATCAGGACCGCGTTCCTGACCTGCGAACCCACCGGCGGATCGCATCCGTACGCGAATGACGCGTGTCAGGCGCTGAAGGACGCCAACGGCGACTTCACGAAGCTCACCACCGAGCACTCCGCTTGCCCGCTCAACTACAAACCGGTGACGCTCTCGGCGACGGGCAGGTGGCAGGGCATGCCGGTCACCTTCGAGAAGACCTTCCCGAACGACTGCGTGGCCGGCGCTGCTACTGGGAAGGTGTTCTCCTTCTGA